The following are encoded in a window of Thermococcus sp. genomic DNA:
- a CDS encoding exodeoxyribonuclease VII small subunit: protein MKRVLAVIFAAILLTPLIGPNFGLAEDFQPKTYKQDFVFTIVVMPNGNANITLKTVWLEPKDEIQKQIEQILNETRNGSMTMEEAIAKFEEEQLQRYVESLTQSGMNLTNESIKSYGIAEGTNITLVFNAIALNFSRYYSYGDYWEVRIDPTRGYATINIPDTGLPFAIDINSTFIIKLPENATLIMYPKAFAQQYNTSKFFVTSEVKGDTVIVNSYIYLEPFLPPDGYKALFGSYKDYYIRYKAPYKGEEHYQSSVMNEYVTLDIYSNGSVRLHMRDEYIEPKSEVEARKKEIISYGVENATEYILRTYSIALGYRGALVDSGKVRILGLNETDAPLVIDAEYMLRNFTTFENGSYVYQFDPTLGLTNGLTDRMEYGVNHTLYLTINLPDGGKFLEVPDNISENLNGNRFTMTVVREGNSLKIVSNVFIRYGAPAEDVTKMLSNHTTATIRYTVPEEKSRLSETQQIIAIAVALLLVVGAIVFWKRR from the coding sequence ATGAAGAGAGTGCTTGCGGTGATTTTCGCCGCGATTCTACTGACGCCTCTCATTGGCCCGAATTTCGGGCTTGCGGAGGATTTTCAGCCGAAAACGTACAAACAGGACTTCGTTTTTACCATAGTGGTTATGCCCAACGGAAACGCCAACATCACCCTGAAGACCGTGTGGCTTGAACCCAAAGACGAGATCCAGAAACAGATTGAACAAATCCTCAACGAGACCCGGAACGGCAGCATGACGATGGAGGAGGCCATAGCGAAGTTCGAGGAGGAGCAGCTCCAGAGATACGTTGAGAGCCTCACCCAGTCCGGGATGAACCTCACCAACGAGAGCATAAAGTCCTACGGCATTGCCGAGGGCACCAACATAACCCTCGTTTTCAACGCCATAGCCCTAAACTTCTCAAGGTATTACTCCTACGGTGACTACTGGGAGGTTCGCATAGACCCCACGAGGGGCTACGCGACGATAAACATCCCCGATACGGGACTTCCCTTCGCCATAGACATCAACAGCACCTTCATCATCAAGCTCCCCGAGAACGCAACGCTCATAATGTATCCGAAGGCCTTCGCCCAGCAGTACAACACGAGCAAGTTCTTCGTCACCTCCGAAGTCAAGGGGGACACGGTTATAGTTAACTCCTACATCTACCTTGAGCCGTTTCTGCCTCCCGATGGGTATAAAGCCCTCTTCGGCAGCTACAAGGACTATTATATCCGCTATAAGGCCCCCTACAAGGGTGAGGAGCACTACCAGAGCAGTGTGATGAACGAGTACGTCACACTGGACATATACAGCAACGGCAGCGTCAGGCTCCACATGAGGGACGAGTACATCGAGCCCAAGTCCGAGGTCGAGGCCAGAAAGAAGGAGATAATCTCCTACGGCGTTGAAAACGCTACGGAGTACATTCTGAGGACGTACTCGATAGCCCTCGGCTACAGGGGCGCCCTCGTTGACAGCGGCAAGGTCAGGATACTCGGCCTAAACGAGACCGACGCCCCGCTGGTGATAGACGCCGAGTACATGCTGAGGAACTTCACCACATTCGAGAACGGCTCGTACGTTTACCAGTTCGACCCGACGCTCGGCCTCACGAACGGCCTGACGGACAGGATGGAATACGGGGTCAATCACACCCTCTACCTCACCATAAACCTCCCCGACGGCGGAAAGTTCCTCGAGGTGCCGGACAACATAAGCGAGAACCTCAACGGCAACAGGTTCACCATGACCGTCGTGAGGGAAGGGAACAGCCTCAAGATAGTCTCAAACGTCTTTATACGCTACGGCGCACCCGCTGAGGACGTCACCAAGATGCTCTCCAACCACACCACGGCGACGATAAGGTACACCGTTCCCGAGGAGAAGAGCCGCCTGAGCGAAACCCAGCAGATAATAGCAATAGCGGTGGCGCTCCTGCTCGTGGTCGGTGCCATAGTCTTCTGGAAGAGGCGGTGA
- a CDS encoding DUF257 family protein — translation METAGEDVLFEYLRSLKPGEDVLIEYTSREPVHILLHLILRCLQKKEFPVIIVDELDQLHVFRTQMKLAGIDTKLIDDANVIKIGGLLKTGNVLGKVDLSKEFPIRKKHYEEALKRVNADYTVRIVLGFDKVLAMHEGEMRDLESLFGYMIRPYLGDESRTTVYFINTELFSERTRKELREHASRVVKVRFEDDRIKLKIIKSPFLSEYGKRIEIEVKNT, via the coding sequence ATGGAGACCGCGGGGGAAGACGTGTTGTTCGAGTACCTCAGAAGCCTCAAACCCGGGGAGGACGTTCTAATCGAATACACCTCCAGGGAACCGGTTCATATACTCCTGCACCTCATCCTGAGGTGTCTGCAGAAGAAAGAATTTCCAGTTATTATAGTGGATGAACTCGACCAGCTCCACGTCTTTAGAACCCAGATGAAGCTGGCGGGCATCGATACCAAGCTCATCGACGATGCAAACGTCATAAAAATCGGCGGTCTGCTCAAGACCGGAAACGTCCTCGGCAAGGTTGACCTCAGCAAGGAGTTCCCCATAAGGAAAAAGCACTACGAAGAAGCCCTGAAGAGGGTAAACGCGGACTACACCGTCAGGATCGTGCTCGGCTTTGACAAGGTTCTGGCGATGCATGAGGGGGAGATGAGGGACCTGGAGTCCCTTTTTGGCTACATGATCAGGCCGTACCTTGGCGATGAAAGCAGGACAACGGTCTACTTCATAAACACAGAGCTTTTCAGCGAGAGGACCCGCAAAGAGCTCCGGGAGCACGCCAGCAGGGTCGTCAAGGTGAGGTTCGAGGACGACCGCATCAAGCTCAAAATCATAAAGTCGCCTTTCCTGTCGGAATACGGGAAAAGGATAGAAATAGAGGTCAAAAACACCTGA
- a CDS encoding dicarboxylate/amino acid:cation symporter — MGKGLLRAYLDIPVLQKILAGLILGIVAGILLPGYAGTLKPLGDLFIRLLKMLVMPIILFSLIVGAASINPARLGRVGVKIILYYLATSAFAVFFGLLMGNIFKPGSGIELGTGAGKAIQAEAPSLVQTLLNIVPTNPFAAFSNGQVLPTIFFAIVFGIAISYLMNSKDERLRTASETLYKVVDAAAEAMYKIVAGVMQYAPVGVFALIYYVVGTFGPNVAGPLVKVVVAVYLGLILQIVLVYGLLLRVFGIDLIKFLKKAKDAMITAFVTRSSSGTLPVTMRVAEEEMGVDRGIFSFTLPLGATINMDGTALYQGVTVLFVAYAIGQPLTLEQQLIVILTAVLASIGTAGVPGAGAIMLAMVLQSVGLELTEGSPVALAYAMILGIDAILDMGRTMVNVTGDLAGTTIVAKTEGEVDLSKWEK; from the coding sequence ATGGGAAAGGGTCTGCTTAGAGCATATCTGGACATACCAGTGCTTCAAAAGATTCTTGCCGGCTTGATTCTTGGTATTGTTGCCGGAATACTGCTGCCGGGCTATGCAGGCACTCTCAAGCCTCTTGGCGACCTGTTCATCCGCCTGCTGAAGATGCTGGTGATGCCCATCATACTGTTCTCACTGATAGTCGGTGCCGCCAGCATCAACCCAGCGAGGCTTGGAAGGGTCGGCGTCAAGATAATCCTCTACTATCTGGCCACCTCGGCCTTCGCAGTGTTCTTCGGCCTGCTGATGGGCAACATCTTCAAGCCGGGCAGTGGAATAGAGCTGGGAACCGGTGCAGGAAAAGCAATACAGGCAGAGGCACCTTCTCTCGTTCAAACGCTCCTCAACATAGTGCCCACCAACCCGTTTGCAGCCTTCTCAAACGGTCAGGTGCTGCCCACGATATTCTTCGCCATAGTCTTTGGAATAGCCATCAGCTACCTTATGAACAGCAAGGATGAGAGGCTTAGAACGGCCTCCGAAACCCTCTACAAGGTCGTCGATGCCGCCGCCGAGGCGATGTACAAGATAGTTGCCGGCGTCATGCAGTACGCGCCCGTAGGTGTCTTTGCCCTCATCTACTACGTCGTCGGCACTTTCGGACCCAACGTGGCTGGTCCCCTGGTCAAGGTCGTGGTTGCAGTTTACCTCGGCCTCATACTCCAGATAGTCCTGGTATACGGCCTCCTCCTGAGGGTCTTTGGCATCGACCTCATCAAGTTCCTCAAGAAGGCCAAGGACGCAATGATTACGGCCTTCGTTACAAGGAGCTCCAGCGGAACCCTGCCTGTCACCATGCGCGTCGCCGAGGAAGAGATGGGTGTTGACAGGGGAATATTCTCCTTCACGCTGCCCCTCGGTGCGACGATAAACATGGATGGAACGGCGCTCTACCAGGGCGTCACGGTTCTCTTCGTAGCCTATGCCATCGGCCAGCCGCTGACCCTTGAGCAGCAGTTGATCGTTATACTCACAGCAGTGCTGGCATCCATTGGAACCGCCGGCGTTCCAGGGGCGGGTGCGATAATGCTCGCCATGGTGCTCCAGAGCGTCGGTCTCGAGCTGACTGAGGGAAGCCCCGTCGCCCTTGCCTACGCCATGATACTCGGCATCGACGCCATCCTCGACATGGGCAGGACCATGGTCAACGTCACCGGCGACCTTGCAGGAACGACCATAGTGGCCAAAACGGAGGGCGAGGTGGACCTCTCCAAGTGGGAGAAGTGA
- a CDS encoding biotin--[acetyl-CoA-carboxylase] ligase translates to MEKKNRVIGIRVIDLDEVDSTNEYAKRIAPEVPEGTVVVAKRQTAGRGRRGRSWASPEGGLWLSVILKPPRLDGRLVFVGALAVSDTLADFGIPSGIKWPNDVWAGGKKISGVLTEGKAGEYTVLGIGLNVNNPLPEELRESATAMVNFIGARVPLERVLERLLFHLDGWYRVFLEMPELMMAKVRERTFILGRTVRVIEDDNVLIGRAVDVLDDGSLLLDIGGQLRRVLYGDVSLRFL, encoded by the coding sequence ATGGAAAAAAAGAACCGGGTCATTGGTATCAGGGTCATCGACCTCGATGAGGTGGATTCGACGAACGAATACGCCAAGAGAATCGCTCCAGAGGTTCCCGAGGGCACGGTCGTGGTTGCAAAAAGGCAGACTGCAGGAAGGGGCAGGAGAGGGCGCTCGTGGGCCTCCCCGGAGGGGGGTCTCTGGTTGAGTGTGATCCTCAAGCCTCCCCGACTCGATGGAAGGCTCGTTTTCGTGGGGGCTTTGGCGGTCTCGGACACCCTGGCTGACTTTGGGATCCCCTCCGGAATAAAGTGGCCAAACGACGTCTGGGCTGGAGGCAAAAAGATCTCCGGTGTGCTTACCGAGGGAAAGGCTGGAGAATACACCGTCCTGGGAATTGGTCTAAACGTCAACAATCCACTCCCGGAGGAGCTGAGGGAAAGCGCAACTGCGATGGTAAACTTCATTGGTGCAAGGGTGCCACTGGAACGGGTTCTTGAGAGGCTTCTCTTCCATCTGGACGGCTGGTACAGGGTCTTTCTTGAGATGCCAGAGCTAATGATGGCCAAAGTCCGCGAGAGAACTTTTATCCTCGGAAGAACCGTCAGGGTCATTGAGGACGATAATGTTCTTATAGGGCGTGCAGTGGACGTCTTAGATGACGGGTCACTGCTGCTTGACATTGGCGGACAGCTAAGGAGAGTCCTGTACGGTGATGTTTCGTTAAGATTTCTTTGA
- a CDS encoding alanyl-tRNA editing protein: protein MTRKLYYEDAYLKEAKAKVLEVRDNTLLLDQTVFYPTGGGQPHDRGWINGVEVLDVYKDDAGNVWHVVAEPEKFKAGDEVELKLDWDYRYRLMRIHTAMHLMEHVLNVVLPGEWELYGSGMSVEKGRYDILYPENVNQWKGQIIETFNRLVDEGGEMRIWWEGETRYTQIRDFEVIPCGGTHVRDIKEIGHLKKFKRSSLGKGKQRLEIWLED from the coding sequence GTGACCCGCAAGCTCTACTACGAGGACGCCTATCTGAAGGAGGCTAAAGCGAAGGTTCTGGAAGTCAGAGACAACACCCTTCTGCTCGACCAGACGGTTTTCTACCCTACCGGCGGCGGCCAGCCCCACGACAGGGGCTGGATAAACGGTGTAGAGGTCCTTGACGTCTACAAGGACGACGCCGGGAACGTGTGGCACGTTGTTGCTGAGCCCGAGAAGTTCAAGGCCGGAGACGAGGTCGAGCTAAAGCTGGACTGGGACTACAGGTACAGGCTCATGAGGATCCACACGGCAATGCACCTCATGGAGCACGTCCTCAACGTCGTCCTGCCCGGTGAGTGGGAGCTCTACGGAAGCGGCATGAGCGTCGAGAAGGGACGCTACGACATACTCTACCCGGAGAACGTAAACCAGTGGAAGGGACAGATCATAGAGACATTCAACAGGCTCGTTGACGAGGGCGGCGAGATGAGGATATGGTGGGAAGGGGAGACCCGCTACACCCAGATAAGGGACTTCGAGGTCATACCCTGCGGCGGGACGCACGTGAGGGACATAAAGGAGATAGGGCACCTGAAGAAGTTCAAGCGCTCCAGCCTTGGAAAAGGAAAGCAGAGGCTGGAGATATGGCTGGAGGACTGA